The genomic DNA GCCCGCCGATCGGTCCCCCCGTCCACGATGTCCCTCCTCGGCCTGATCCGGCACCTCGCCGAAGTGGAACGCGACTGGCGCAACTGGATCAGCGACGGCGACCCGCTCCCCAAGCTCTACGGCGAACGCGACGCCGACTTCGACGAAGCCACCGCCGACCGGACCACGGTCGACACCGCCTACGCCGACCTGGAGAAGGAACAAGCCGCCACCGACGCCGCCCTCGCCAACCACCCCGACCCGGCCGAACGCCTCGGAAAGAACGCGATCCCCGTCCGGGAACTGATGGTGCACAGGATCGAGGAGTACGCCCGCCACTGCGGACACGCCGACCTGCTGCGCGAACGCATCGACGGAAGAGTCGGCCAGTGACGACCGGCACGACCCCGCACCACGGCCCGCCGGCCACCCCGCACGACGCCACCGGCCCCGCACGAGGACCGACACGAACGAAGACCCCGGACCGCCACGGACGACGGAACGGGCGAGAACCCCGACCGGACCAGCGGCCCCGGCCCGGACCCGCGCACCGGACACCTCGAACGGACCCGGCACCTCCCCCGGCGCCCCGCCCCCACACGGGCGCCGGTCAACGCGACCGACGCCCTCCGGGCCACCGAGAACGTGTACGGACCACCGTCACCCGTGCAGTGCGTCCACCATCCCGTGGCAACCGGTACGCTGCGCCCCGGTGAGGCCGGCACCCGGCACTACGCGCTGCATCGCATCCCCGCACGCCTCGATCGGTCCCGGCCAGGCGCCCGTGCACCACACGGACGGGCACGGTGCGCTCGTGGGGCGGCTCCGGGCGAGGTGGCCACCGCCCGGGCAGCGCCCCAAGAGGTGGGCATGGGCTTCCCCGCCGACCGGTGTGCCGTGCACCTGGAGCAGCGGGAGGCGTCGCGGCCAGGGCACTCGCCGGGCTTCGCACGGTCCACGTGGCGCCGGTAGCCGACCGTGCCGGCGGGTACTCCGGGGAGCCGAGCGACTTCCGCGTTCTTCACGCCTCCGCGCAGCGATGGTGATCGCACGCTGCCGTACTTCTGTTCCGTGAACGTGTACGGCACTACGCTGCGAGAGCGGCCGTGGCCGGATGTAGTACGTGGAAGGAGACCCACGAGAGCGTGAGGTTCCGCCTCCCGTGAGTGCCGGGTGCGGGACTTGAACCCGCACGCCCTTTCGGGCAATCGCTTTTGAGGCGATCATGTCTGCCGATTCCATCAACCCGGCTCACGTGCTGCGAAGGAGTGTATCGGGTCCCCCGGGTCGCCGCAGCTGGGTACGCTCGTGCGGAGCCGTACCCGTGCCGCGCCCGTACTGAGGAGCCTCCGTGACCGCCCCTGAGTCGCCCCAGCCCGTCGCCGACGACCAGTCGCACGTCCCGCCGGCGACGACCCGCGTCGTCATCGCCGAGGACGAGGCGCTCATCCGCCTCGATCTGAAGGAGATGCTCGAGGAGGAGGGGTACACGGTCGTCGGCGAGGCGGCCGACGGGGCCCGGGCCGTGGAGTTGGCGCGCGAGCACCGTCCGGATCTCGTGATCTTGGATGTGAAGATGCCGGTGCTGGACGGCATCTCGGCCGCGGAGAGGATCGCGGGGGAGTCGATCGCTCCGGTGCTGATGTTGACCGCGTTCTCGCAGCGGGAGCTGGTGGAGCGGGCGCGGGACGCGGGTGCGATGGCGTATCTGGTGAAGCCGTTCGGCAAGAGTGATGTGGTTCCGGCGATCGAGATGGCGGTGTCGCGGTTCGCGGAGTTGCGGGCGCTGGAGCGGGAGGTGGTGGATCTGGCGCAGCGTTTGGAGACGCGGAAGTTGGTGGACCGGGCGAAGGGGGTGTTGCAGTCGCGGTACGGGCTGGGGGAGCCGGCGGCGTTTCGGTGGATCCAGAAGACGTCGATGGATCGGCGTATGTCGATGCGGGAGGTGGCTGAGGCGGTGTTGGAGGATGCCGAGGAGAGGTGGGGCGGTCGGGGATAGGGGCTGGCCGGTGATCGGTTCGGGGGGTTTTTGCGTTTGAGGTGAATTGTGGGGGGTGCCCTCGGTTCGGCGCTTCTTCCTTTGGGGGGAGGAGTGCTGGGACGGGGGCTTTTTGTGGTGTTGTGCGAGGGTTCGATGGGTGTGTTTTCGAGTGCTTTGCGGTGATGTATGGGGGTGGGGTGCGGGGTGGGGGTGTTCGTTGGCTGGTAAGGGGTGTTCTGTTTTCGGCGCATGACGCAGGTCACAGGGGGATCACACATCCTGCGGCCGTCTATCCGATGAGCTGAACGGGCGATTACATTCCCGGCACGCCGTGGGGACAAGCGGTGGGTTGTGAGGAGGTTCCTCGAACTTCCTGCGCGTTCAAGATCGTTCGGTCGGCTCCTGGGAGTGCGTTGTGCTGAACAAGACTGTCGTCAGGTTTGCGGTTCCGCTGGTTGCGGGTGCTTTGGCGTTGACCGGGTGCGGCGACTCGGGCGGTGGTGACGGAACCGTCAAGATCGCTTTCCAGGGGCCGTTGTCGGGTGACAACGTGGCTCTGGGGGAGAACATGCAGAACGGCGTGAAGCTGGCGATCGACCAGGCGAATGCCAAGGGCGACCTCGGTTTCACGTTGGAGTACGTCGCTTCGGACGACCAGGGTCTGCCGGACAAGGCGACCGCGGCCGCGCAGAAGGTGATCGACGACGAGAGCGTCGTGGCGGTGGTGGGTCCTGCTTTCTCGGGTCCTACGAACACGGCTTCGCCGTTGTACGCGGAGGCGGGGCTGGTCACGGTGTCGCCGTCGGCGACCAATCCGTCGCTGACGGATCCGAAGAACAATTTCACGAGTCTGCTGCGGGGTGTTCCGAACGACAGCCAGCAGGGCGCGGGGATGGCGACCTACTACGCCAAGAAGCTGAAGGCGAAGAAGGTCTATGTCGTGGACGACAAGACGGACTACGGGGTGGGTCTGGCGGGAGTGGCCGAGAGGGATCTGAAGGCCGCGGGCGTCCAGGTGGTCCGCAAGTCGGTTCCGCAGAAGACGCCGGATTACAGTGCCACGGCGAAGGACGTGGTCAACTCGAAGGCCGACGCGCTGGTCTACGCGGGGTACTACCAGGACGCCGCGCCGCTCGCGAAGAAGTTGAAGGAGGCGGGTTACCAGGGCGCGGCGATCTCCGGCGACGGTACGAACGACGTGAAGTTCGTGGAGTTGGCGGGCGGTGCGTCGGAGAACTGGTTCCTGACGTGCCCGTGCACCGACGCGACGGTCGAGGCGGGTACGAAGCAGTTCTCGACGGACTACCAGAAGGCGTTCAAGCGGGCGCCGGGCACGTATTCGGCGGAGGCGTACGACATCGCGAACATGATCATCGGGGAGATCAAGGCGGCGAAGGGCGAGGTGGATCGCGAGGCGCTGCGGGATGCTCTGGCGAAGGCCTCGTACAAGGGGCTGACGAAGACGTTCTCCTTCGACGAGAACGGTGAGTTCAAGGGCACCGATGTGTACCTGTACCAGGTGAAGGGCGGAAAGATCGCCTATCAGGGCAACATCAACCAGTTGGCGGGCTGAGCCCGCCGGCGGGGTCGGGGCCTGGTGGCGGGGGCCGGGGGAGTTGGTCTTCCGGCCCCTGTTGGACGGCGGGGCCTTTCGGGTGGTCCTCGTCGTGTGTGATCCGCTTGTTCTGCCGCGGGCCGTGGCCGTGTGACGGGTGTCCCGGTCCTGCCCGGTTCTTCTAAGGAAGTCTGTTCCATGTCCCTTCAGGATTTCTGGGACTATCTTGTCCTGGGTGTGATGCTCGGCTCGTTGTACGCCGTCATCGCGATCGGTTACACGCTGGTGTACGGCGTTCTCCAGTTGATCAATTTCGCGCACAGCGAGGTGTTCATGCTGGGGGCGTACGGGAGTCTCATCGTCCTTCAGCTGCTGGATCCGGGCGACAACCCTTCTGCTTGGGCGTCGATCGGTTTCGTGGCTCTGGCGATGGCGGGTTCGGCGCTGTTCGGCGGGGTTACGGCGTACGGCCTGGAGAAGGTGGCGTATCGGCCTCTGCGGCGACGTGGTGCTCCTCGGCTGATTTTTCTGATCACGGCGATCGGGGCGTCGTTCTTCCTGTACAACCTGGCGGGCAAGCTGTTCGGGCGTGATCCGCTGACGTTGCCGGAGATGTACGACAACCACGACGTGTTCAGTGTTCTCGGTGCGGGTGTGAACGTCACGCAGCTGCTGCAGTTCCTGACCGCCGTGGTGATGATGGTGGGTTTGGACCTCCTGGTGAACCGGACGAAGTTGGGGAGGGGCATCCGGGCGGTGGCGCAGGATGCCGAGGTGGCTTCGTTGATGGGCGTGGACATCGACCGGGTGATCTCGCGGACGTTCGTGATCGGCGGTGTGCTCGGCGGTGTGGCCGGGTTCTTGTTCGCGAATCTGAACCAGGTGTCCTACACGATGGGGTTCATTCCGGGTATCACGGCGTTCGCGGCGGCTGTGGTGGGTGGTATCGGCAACATTCGCGGTGCGATGGCGGGTGGGGTGCTGATCGGTGTCGTGGAGACGATGACGGTGCCGTTGTTCGGTGACGAGTGGCGGAGTGTCTCGGCGATGGTGGTCCTGATTCTGGTGCTGATGTTCCGTCCGATGGGCATCCTCGGTAGGCAAGTGGGGAGGGCGGCATGAGTTCGGTGGGGTCTTCCGTGAGGGATGTGGCGTCCGAGGCGAGCAGGTTGCGGCGTACGGCGTGGTATCAGCGGCCGCGGTTCACGCGGTTGTGGTCGGTGTTGGCACTGGGTGTGCTGTTGGCGTTGGTGACGGGTGAGCAGGGCACCACGCGGGACGTGTTCTTCTCGATCGAGGGATCGTTGACGGGGTCTCACCTGTGGGTGTGCCTGGCGTTGACGGTGGGTGTGTGGGCGTTGCGGGAGTTCGCGGCGGCGCCGTTGAGGGGGGCCGCGGTTCGGGTCGGGGCTGTGGTGGGCCGGCCCGGGGGCGTGGTGCGTGAGCGGATGCAGGGTGATCCGCGGTTGCGCTGGGGTCTGGTGGGGTTGGCGTTGGTGCTGGCTCTGGTGGTGCCGTCGGTGTTGTCGCGGACGTGGCAGACGGTGTTGGTGGACCAGGTGGCGATCTTCGCGTTGCTGGCGATCGGTCTGAACGTGGTGATCGGCTGGGCGGGTCTGCTGGATCTGGGTTTCTTCGCCTTCTTCGCGGTGGGGGCGTACTCGACGGCGTTCTGGACGGGACGTCTGCCGGTCGAGCCGCCGGTGGTGCTGAATCCTTTCTGGGTGATTCCGATCGCGGTGGTGACGTGTCTGGTCACGGGCCTGCTGCTGGGTGCGCCGACGTTGCGGTTGCGGGGTGACTACCTGGCGATCGTGACGTTGGGTTTCCACGAGATCATCTACCTGGTGGCGAAGAACGCGGACGGGGTGACGGGTGGTCCGCAGGGTGCCCGGTTGATTCCGGACTTCTCGTTCGACTTCGCGGGTGTCGCGTACACGTGGTCGATCAAGCCGTTGCCGTACTGGTATCTGCTGGTGTTCTTCATCGTGCTGGTGATCGTGCTGTTCTCCCGGCTGGAGCACTCGCGGGTGGGCCGGGCGTGGACGGCGATCCGGGAGGACGAGATCGCGGCGGCGGCGAACGGCGTGGACACGGTGCGGTTCAAGCTGATGGCGTTCGCGATCGGCGCGTCGACGTCGGGCGTGGCCGGGGTGATCTTCACGAGCAAGTACGGCTACATCAATCCCGAGGTGTTCCCGCTGCTGCAGTCGATCCTGATCCTGGCGTACGTGATCTTCGGTGGGATGGGGTCGATCCCGGGTGTGCTGATGGGTGCGGCGGCGTTGGTGTGGTTGCCGGAGGCGTTGAAGGACTACGTGGATCCGTCGGATCGGTACATGTACCTGGGCGCGCTGCTTGTGATCATGATGATTTACCGGCCTCAGGGGATCTGGCCTTCGCGTCGTCGTCAGCGGGAGCTGGGGATGGCGGAGGAGGGTTCCGGTGGCGCGGATGCGGTGTCCGAGCCGGCGGGAGGCAAGGTCTGATGAGTGCTGAAGTGACGGGCGTGTCCACCGGGGAGCTGGTGCTCCGGGTGACGGGTGTGACGTTGCGGTTCGGCGGGTTGACGGTCCTCGACGGGGTGGACATGTCGATGCGCCGGGGTGAGGTGCTGGCGGTGATCGGCCCGAACGGTGCGGGGAAGACGTCGTTCTTCAATTCGCTGACGGGCGCGTACACGCCGCAGGAGGGGAGGATCGTCTTCCTGCCGAAGGAGGGGGGCGAGAAGTCGCTGCTGGGTCGTAAGCCGCATCTGGTGAACCGGGCGGGGCTGGCCCGTACGTTCCAGAACATCCGGTTGTTCTCGGCGCTGACGGCGTTGGAGAACGTGAAGATCGCGGCGGAGACGCGGCTGAAGGCGGGGCCGGTGTCGATCATGCTGGGGTTGCCCGGTGCGCGGCGTGCGGAGCGGGAGAGCGACGAGCGGGCGCACCGGTTGCTGAGGTTCGTCGGTCTGGAGGGCAGGCTCAACGAGATCGCCGGCGGCCTGAGCTACGGCGATCAGCGGAGTCTGGAGATCGCCCGGGCGCTGGCGACGGATCCGCAGGTGCTGCTGCTGGACGAGCCGGCGGCGGGGACGAACCCGACCGAGAAGCTGGAGTTGGAGCGGTTGATCCGCCGTATCAACGCCGAGTTGGGCGTGAGCGTGCTGTTGATCGAGCACGACATGCGGTTGGTGATGTCGGTTGCGGACCGGGTGATGGTGCTGAACTTCGGCAGGAAGATCGCCGAGGGTACGCCGGGTGAGGTGCAGCGGCACCCGGCGGTGGTGGAGGCGTACCTGGGCGCGTCGGAGGAGGGCGCGGGGGCGGTCCGCGGTGCGGTCGGGGCGGGTTCCGGCGCGGTGCCGGGGGACGCCGGTGAGGGCGGCGCGGGCCGTGCGGCGCGGAGTGACGAGGGGAGCGGCCAGTGAGCACGACGGCGCGGGTGGAGGAGGGTTCCGGTGGCGCCGGGGCCGTGGGGGTCCCGCTGCTCGAACTGAGGGGCGTGCGGGTGTTCTACGGTGCCATCGAGGCGCTGAAGGGCATCGACCTGACGGTCGGCAGCGGTGAGATCGTCGCCCTTCTGGGCGGTAACGGCGCGGGGAAGACGACCACGCTCCGCACGGTCTCCGGGATGCTCCGGCCGCGTCACGGGGAGGTGCTGCTGCGCGGTGAGCGGATCGACGGGATCAAGTCGCACGAGCTGGTCCGCTTCGGTGTCGGGCACGTGCCCGAGGGCCGGCGGGTGTTCGCGACGATGACGGTGCTGGAGAACCTGGAGATGGGCGCCTACCGGTTCCCGTCGGTGGATTCCGGCGATCTGGACCGGGTGTTCACGCTCTTCCCGCGGCTCGCCGAGCGCCGTTCGCAGCAGGCGGGCACCTTGTCGGGGGTGAGCAGCAGATGCTGGCGATCGGCCGGGCGCTGATGGGCCGGCCGGAGCTGCTGCTGCTGGACGAGCCGTCGATGGGGCTGGCGCCGCTGATCGTCCGGCAGATCTTCGAGATCGTCCGGGAGATCAACGACCAGGGGACGACGGTGCTGCTGGTGGAGCAGAACGCCACGCAGGCCCTGGGGCTGGCGGATCGGGGCTACGTCCTGGAGACGGGTTCGGTGGCGATGTCCGGTCCGGCGGGCGAGCTGCTGGCGGACGGCCGGATCCGCGCGGCGTACCTGGGTGAGGGCGCGGCCTGATCGGCGGGGGCGTGCGGCGGCGGAGCGCCGGGCACCCCGGGGCGGGGG from Streptomyces sp. MRC013 includes the following:
- a CDS encoding DinB family protein — its product is MNDHPTRWTQATVHPDMWTDPDQDPRNTHHPGPDGELPTLQGFLGDYRLTLRMKCEGLDPKQLARRSVPPSTMSLLGLIRHLAEVERDWRNWISDGDPLPKLYGERDADFDEATADRTTVDTAYADLEKEQAATDAALANHPDPAERLGKNAIPVRELMVHRIEEYARHCGHADLLRERIDGRVGQ
- a CDS encoding response regulator, with amino-acid sequence MTAPESPQPVADDQSHVPPATTRVVIAEDEALIRLDLKEMLEEEGYTVVGEAADGARAVELAREHRPDLVILDVKMPVLDGISAAERIAGESIAPVLMLTAFSQRELVERARDAGAMAYLVKPFGKSDVVPAIEMAVSRFAELRALEREVVDLAQRLETRKLVDRAKGVLQSRYGLGEPAAFRWIQKTSMDRRMSMREVAEAVLEDAEERWGGRG
- a CDS encoding branched-chain amino acid ABC transporter substrate-binding protein, with the protein product MLNKTVVRFAVPLVAGALALTGCGDSGGGDGTVKIAFQGPLSGDNVALGENMQNGVKLAIDQANAKGDLGFTLEYVASDDQGLPDKATAAAQKVIDDESVVAVVGPAFSGPTNTASPLYAEAGLVTVSPSATNPSLTDPKNNFTSLLRGVPNDSQQGAGMATYYAKKLKAKKVYVVDDKTDYGVGLAGVAERDLKAAGVQVVRKSVPQKTPDYSATAKDVVNSKADALVYAGYYQDAAPLAKKLKEAGYQGAAISGDGTNDVKFVELAGGASENWFLTCPCTDATVEAGTKQFSTDYQKAFKRAPGTYSAEAYDIANMIIGEIKAAKGEVDREALRDALAKASYKGLTKTFSFDENGEFKGTDVYLYQVKGGKIAYQGNINQLAG
- a CDS encoding branched-chain amino acid ABC transporter permease, which encodes MSLQDFWDYLVLGVMLGSLYAVIAIGYTLVYGVLQLINFAHSEVFMLGAYGSLIVLQLLDPGDNPSAWASIGFVALAMAGSALFGGVTAYGLEKVAYRPLRRRGAPRLIFLITAIGASFFLYNLAGKLFGRDPLTLPEMYDNHDVFSVLGAGVNVTQLLQFLTAVVMMVGLDLLVNRTKLGRGIRAVAQDAEVASLMGVDIDRVISRTFVIGGVLGGVAGFLFANLNQVSYTMGFIPGITAFAAAVVGGIGNIRGAMAGGVLIGVVETMTVPLFGDEWRSVSAMVVLILVLMFRPMGILGRQVGRAA
- a CDS encoding branched-chain amino acid ABC transporter permease; this encodes MSSVGSSVRDVASEASRLRRTAWYQRPRFTRLWSVLALGVLLALVTGEQGTTRDVFFSIEGSLTGSHLWVCLALTVGVWALREFAAAPLRGAAVRVGAVVGRPGGVVRERMQGDPRLRWGLVGLALVLALVVPSVLSRTWQTVLVDQVAIFALLAIGLNVVIGWAGLLDLGFFAFFAVGAYSTAFWTGRLPVEPPVVLNPFWVIPIAVVTCLVTGLLLGAPTLRLRGDYLAIVTLGFHEIIYLVAKNADGVTGGPQGARLIPDFSFDFAGVAYTWSIKPLPYWYLLVFFIVLVIVLFSRLEHSRVGRAWTAIREDEIAAAANGVDTVRFKLMAFAIGASTSGVAGVIFTSKYGYINPEVFPLLQSILILAYVIFGGMGSIPGVLMGAAALVWLPEALKDYVDPSDRYMYLGALLVIMMIYRPQGIWPSRRRQRELGMAEEGSGGADAVSEPAGGKV
- a CDS encoding ABC transporter ATP-binding protein yields the protein MSAEVTGVSTGELVLRVTGVTLRFGGLTVLDGVDMSMRRGEVLAVIGPNGAGKTSFFNSLTGAYTPQEGRIVFLPKEGGEKSLLGRKPHLVNRAGLARTFQNIRLFSALTALENVKIAAETRLKAGPVSIMLGLPGARRAERESDERAHRLLRFVGLEGRLNEIAGGLSYGDQRSLEIARALATDPQVLLLDEPAAGTNPTEKLELERLIRRINAELGVSVLLIEHDMRLVMSVADRVMVLNFGRKIAEGTPGEVQRHPAVVEAYLGASEEGAGAVRGAVGAGSGAVPGDAGEGGAGRAARSDEGSGQ